A window from Primulina huaijiensis isolate GDHJ02 chromosome 13, ASM1229523v2, whole genome shotgun sequence encodes these proteins:
- the LOC140991130 gene encoding probable E3 ubiquitin-protein ligase BAH1-like isoform X1, whose protein sequence is MKFGETFTEYLQAHQERFIEESSHVEYKRLKKVLKSCRRCRDLKDSSENNEEDDALSPCCQYESCPLCDRKFFSELTKEASDIAWYFSLRVRRLFNLQDHGIKRYITSFCQCFTSPHNCKAQECQMLVEYVMMNAVAMRKILKKYDKVHSSDNGMKFKSKMRSEHMEILQSPWLIELGAFFINLSESNNGKLDEVLNPFSFDLSSSDPVMTLTLPDNVKLEYSLTCAICLVRNLFSNHMHWDVGISFANYVLVLQILIQDAPPAGRLACKVALYTYD, encoded by the exons ATGAAATTCGGGGAAACGTTTACGGAGTATTTGCAGGCGCATCAGGAGAGGTTTATCGAGGAATCGTCTCACGTTGAGTACAAAAGGCTTAAAAAGGTTCTCAAAAGTTGCAGGAGATGCAGGGATCTCAAGGATTCTTCTGAAAATAATGAAGAAGACGATGCTTTGTCTCCGTGTTGTCAATACGAGTCTTGCCCAC TATGTGATCGGAAGTTCTTTTCTGAATTGACAAAGGAGGCCTCGGACATTGCCTGGTACTTTAGTTTGAGAGTGAGGCGCCTTTTCAATCTTCAAGACCATGGAATTAAAAGATACATCACAAGCTTCTGCCAATGTTTTACGAGCCCCCATAATTGCAAGGCACAAGAATGTCAAATGTTAGTTGAATATGTTATGATGAATGCTGTTGCCATGCGGAAAATCCTCAAGAAGTATGATAAA GTGCACAGTTCTGATAATGGCATGAAATTCAAATCTAAAATGCGGTCAGAACACATGGAAATTCTACAATCACCATGGTTGATAGAACTTGGGGCTTTCTTTATTAATCTTAGCGAATCAAACAACGGAAAGCTTGATGAAGTACTTAATCCATTCTCTTTTGATTTAAGTTCTTCCGATCCTGTTATGACGTTGACACTTCCAGACAATGTGAAATTAGAATACAGTCTAACATGTGCTATTTGCTTGGTAAG gAACTTGTTTTCAAACCATATGCATTGGGATGTGGGCATCTCTTTTGCAAATTATGTGCTTGTTCTGCAGATTCTGATTCAAGATGCCCCGCCTGCAGGGAG
- the LOC140991130 gene encoding probable E3 ubiquitin-protein ligase BAH1-like isoform X2: MKFGETFTEYLQAHQERFIEESSHVEYKRLKKVLKSCRRCRDLKDSSENNEEDDALSPCCQYESCPLCDRKFFSELTKEASDIAWYFSLRVRRLFNLQDHGIKRYITSFCQCFTSPHNCKAQECQMLVEYVMMNAVAMRKILKKYDKVHSSDNGMKFKSKMRSEHMEILQSPWLIELGAFFINLSESNNGKLDEVLNPFSFDLSSSDPVMTLTLPDNVKLEYSLTCAICLELVFKPYALGCGHLFCKLCACSADSDSRCPACREAGV; encoded by the exons ATGAAATTCGGGGAAACGTTTACGGAGTATTTGCAGGCGCATCAGGAGAGGTTTATCGAGGAATCGTCTCACGTTGAGTACAAAAGGCTTAAAAAGGTTCTCAAAAGTTGCAGGAGATGCAGGGATCTCAAGGATTCTTCTGAAAATAATGAAGAAGACGATGCTTTGTCTCCGTGTTGTCAATACGAGTCTTGCCCAC TATGTGATCGGAAGTTCTTTTCTGAATTGACAAAGGAGGCCTCGGACATTGCCTGGTACTTTAGTTTGAGAGTGAGGCGCCTTTTCAATCTTCAAGACCATGGAATTAAAAGATACATCACAAGCTTCTGCCAATGTTTTACGAGCCCCCATAATTGCAAGGCACAAGAATGTCAAATGTTAGTTGAATATGTTATGATGAATGCTGTTGCCATGCGGAAAATCCTCAAGAAGTATGATAAA GTGCACAGTTCTGATAATGGCATGAAATTCAAATCTAAAATGCGGTCAGAACACATGGAAATTCTACAATCACCATGGTTGATAGAACTTGGGGCTTTCTTTATTAATCTTAGCGAATCAAACAACGGAAAGCTTGATGAAGTACTTAATCCATTCTCTTTTGATTTAAGTTCTTCCGATCCTGTTATGACGTTGACACTTCCAGACAATGTGAAATTAGAATACAGTCTAACATGTGCTATTTGCTTG gAACTTGTTTTCAAACCATATGCATTGGGATGTGGGCATCTCTTTTGCAAATTATGTGCTTGTTCTGCAGATTCTGATTCAAGATGCCCCGCCTGCAGGGAG